Below is a genomic region from Enterobacter hormaechei subsp. xiangfangensis.
CAGTAATAACAGCACAGACGTATTGGCCTGACAAATAACGAATCACTATCAGGTTATTCTAAAGCCGTACATTTCGCTGGTTTTAGCATCACCCCGCAGAAACCGATTTGCCTTAAGGTTCATTATTCGTCAAGCACAACCATCACGATCAATGCCGCAAGAAATCGTCCCTTTTATCGTCTCCTCCGCCGTTTGCTTGCTTAGCTGTTTCGTTAAAGTAATGGCGTGAAGAAGTCTACAGGACCAAATCGTGGCAAAAACACTTTTACGCAGCGGTAATCTGGATGATTTTCAGGCCGTTGGTGGCGGCGGACAGGCCGTTTTTGAATCAGCGCTGCAAATCCGCGAAGCGCTTCGGTTGCGCAAACAACAGGCTATCGTCGATTGTCTGGCCATCCCCCAGGTCTACGACGGCGGCGATCGCGTTGACTGGTACTCCCCGGTTGAGGGAACCGTCTCCAGCTGGAAGGCGGCGGATGAAGATGATCGTTATCGCGCCCTACGCTATCTGGAAAACACGCTCGCCAGCGTGGAGTCTCTGAGTAAAAAATGCCTTCAGTCACCGAAAACGGCGCAGCAACTGTTTGGCTCTCTGCTCTCAAAAGCCTTTCAGTTTCCCGGTGAAAACTTTGTTTTCCTGGTGGATGGCAAACCGGTGATCTGCTTCTGGGGTTTCGTCAATCTTAACGAGAACGCGCGCGACGACGTGCTGGACTGCCTGCGCGAATCGTTGGTCCCTGAACCTGAGCCAGTGGTGATTAACGAGCCTGAACCTGAACAGGAGCAAGAACCGGCCCCGGTAGTGACCTTTGAGCAGGCCGACGCGCCGCTTATCACGCCTGTGGCTACCGTCCGTATCACCGAAGATGAACTGTATACGCCAGAGCCGGTGCGCATGAACGCCGCGCCGCCAGAGCCCGCACCGGCGGCCATGCAGAAAAAACGTCGCTCCCCCCTGTGGTTGCTGCCGGTTGCCGCCGTCATTATTGCGGCCATTGCCACCCCGCTGCTTTGGCCAAAACAGGCCCCGACCGCAGCGCCTGTTGCCACACCAGCGCCAGTGCCTGTCGCCATTGCTCCGGCCCCCGTAAAGACGGTCGAGCCGCTTGAGCTGAAACTCCCGCTGCACCAGGCCGAAGTGGTAGAGCCGAAGGTGAAAACGCCTGCACCGGCAGCCGAACCAGTGGTCATTACCGCGATACCGAAAGATGCGATGGTGATGGAGGCAAACCAGGTCAAAGCGGGGTTAACGCGCTTCTTGAATGGCACCTGGCGCGCGTTTCTCGATGTGCAGGATCCGCTCACCGGCAAACCGCCGTCGCTGCGCTACCAGATCCAGAACAATAAAGGTTTCGCCCGGGTTGTGCATGGCGACAACATTGTCTGCCGGGTAGACGTCTTTTCCGGATTACACAGCAACGGCGAGCTGTTGATCAAAACGCGCGGAAACGCTCGTTGCACCGACGGTTCACGCTATCCGATGCCGGAAGTGACCTGTAAGGCAGGTGCCAGCGACGTGGCGGAATGCACCGCACGTTACGATGCCAACACCATCGTTCCTCTGACGTTCAAGAAAGCAGGTGTCTGATCCTATGCTGGTTAATCTTTGCGACTATAAACAGAGCGTGACGCTGATTGCTAACAGCGGCGTGCAGTTTCTCGATTTTGGCTTGACTCCGCAGGACACTGCCAGCAACGGGCGTTTCGTGCGTAAAACGGCAAATGGCCCGCTGTTGCGCCTGGATTTTGATCTGGTTAACGGCCGGTACACGCTGCCTGCCACCGATGGCGGGCAGCCGGAAGTGGTCAAGCCTGAAAGCACCATTCCACTGCATAACTCCCTGAACGTGCTGGACGGCGTCTGGCTGCCGCTCCCTTTCCTGCGCTTTAACCCGCCGCGGACGTTTGTTGATGGCCCGGATAACTGGGCGCGCGTCCAGGTACGAAAGCTTTCCACGCCCGACGCGGCTGGCAATACGCACCGGGTCACCGTCGCGCTCGACAGCCAGATTGCAGAGCATGCGACGTCTGCGCTGTCGCCGGTTGAAAACGATATCCTTAACGGCACGCGTTTCGCGCTCGCCTGGCGCGACAGTGAGGTTGAGAGTTTCCTTGACCAGACCTGGATTGACGGCTGGCTGCGCGAAGCCTTTACGCAGTTTGCCGACGGGGTTGAAAAACGCTCCGAGCGGGAGCTGCATCAGGCCATGCGCAGCTTTGAATATCAGGCACACTGGCTCAACCTGCTCTCCATGCTCGGGGAACAACTCACCGTGCCGGAAGTGAAGTTTGTCACCCATACCCTGAGCACCCCTGCTATTCCTGTCGATCTGATCCTTGACGTAGGCAACACCCACACCTGCGGCGTGATTATTGAAGATCATGGTGATGCCAACGACGGCCTGCGCCAGACGGCTGAACTTCAGGTACGATCTCTGAGTGAGCCACAGTTCCTGAATGAGCCGCTGTTTACCAGCCGTCTTGAATTTTCCGAAGCGCGTTTTGGCAAGCAGCACTTCTCTGTGGAAAGCGGCCGGGAGGATGCATTCGTCTGGCCGTCCATTGTCCGCGTGGGTGATGAAGCGCGTAAGCTGGCAATGCAGCGTCTGGGCACGGAAGGCAACAGTGGAATTTCCAGCCCGCGTCGCTATCTGTGGGACGAGACGCCGGTGGTGCAGGACTGGCGCTTTAGCCAGATGAACAGCAAAACCCAGCGCGAACCGCTGGCAACTGCGTTTCCGCTGATGAACCTGATGAACGACGACGGGGAACCACTCTTTACGCTGCCGCAGGATGAGCGTCTGCCGGTGTTCTCTCCGCAGTACAGCCGCAGCACCCTGATGACGCACATGCTCTGCGAGCTGCTGG
It encodes:
- a CDS encoding SrfA family protein translates to MAKTLLRSGNLDDFQAVGGGGQAVFESALQIREALRLRKQQAIVDCLAIPQVYDGGDRVDWYSPVEGTVSSWKAADEDDRYRALRYLENTLASVESLSKKCLQSPKTAQQLFGSLLSKAFQFPGENFVFLVDGKPVICFWGFVNLNENARDDVLDCLRESLVPEPEPVVINEPEPEQEQEPAPVVTFEQADAPLITPVATVRITEDELYTPEPVRMNAAPPEPAPAAMQKKRRSPLWLLPVAAVIIAAIATPLLWPKQAPTAAPVATPAPVPVAIAPAPVKTVEPLELKLPLHQAEVVEPKVKTPAPAAEPVVITAIPKDAMVMEANQVKAGLTRFLNGTWRAFLDVQDPLTGKPPSLRYQIQNNKGFARVVHGDNIVCRVDVFSGLHSNGELLIKTRGNARCTDGSRYPMPEVTCKAGASDVAECTARYDANTIVPLTFKKAGV